In Vidua chalybeata isolate OUT-0048 chromosome 4, bVidCha1 merged haplotype, whole genome shotgun sequence, the genomic window GTAGAGCTTTATTAGTCTCCATAGTGAAGATTTGCAGAGGCTTTATCTTAAACCCCAAGGAGCAGGATGCCTGGTGGTAGGTTGGGAAAGATCAGCTCTCTATCCTTCCCTGACTTCCTCAAGGCTCCTGTTCATACCAAGGCGTCACATGCAAAATAACACATCCTTCAAGTTCCCCTGGAGATACTTCAGGCGATTCATAGTGCTccttaaagaagaaaaaaaaaaaaaaaaacaaaaaaaaaaaaacaccaaaaaaatcccaaaaaaaccacaaaaaaggCTCTAGAAAACAGAATTGCTGTTCCATGACAGACAGTGTAAGTGCAGGAGAGATGAAGCTGAGGTTGTTTGAGTACTGTTTTTTCACACCTGTGACTATGACTGGTAAAATACACAAACACTTTATTTGTgctcaaaactatttttttcagccttctgacttcctttttttctccagaagttGTTTAATTATTAAGAAGTACTGGCTACCGAAGGTTATTGATAGCTACTGAAGTTTTGCAAACAACTTTACTACTTTTGGTAAAGTGTTGTGGAAAACTACTTTCCATTTTAAACTTCCTCTTAAGAGCACCACCATTTGACAttaaaaccaaccaaccaatgaAGCATATTcaactaaaaaaccccaacagcagcaaaattcaTCCAGCTGTGGGCAGTCCAAGTTGTTGAAACCCGTGCAGTGTCTCTGGCTGGCAGAGTTGAGCTGTTGGGgtcaggaggagctgtgggagaTCAGACTTTGATCTCAGAGGTCCTTCTGAAAGGCTTTCCCTGGGAATTTGACGTTGCCCTTACCTTACTGCGAGTGTTTACGTTAGGATTTGTTTATTGAATCTCAGGATGAATCTCAGTTTGTTGCCAGAGGTGAGGAAAAAGCAAGCAGACTGGCTTCAACCCCTCAGGCACAGGAGTCAGATGAGGGGAATTGTGTGTCTCGTTTCTGGGTGGAGGCTTGGCCACGGTAGCAGTGTCCTGTGTGGGCACCGTGGAGCTGCTCTCCCTACCTTGGACTAATGCTGTCCCTTGAATTTGAGCCTGGGGCAAACCAGTGTGTTACAAAATGATCACTGTTAGATTTGGTGTCTCTGTTTTAGGGCTACAGCAAGAAAATGAGATATGGTTCAGTTGGTGCTGAACATTATTGGCACAGctaataatgccaaggttgtgggtttgatccACATATGGGCCATTCTCTTTAAGAGCTGGAGCCCACAATCctctgggtcccttccaactcagactGTTCTGTAAATTCTTTAAAACCCGAGCAGTGGCCCAGATGGCTGGGTGCTCATCTGCTTTTCTCAGTAGTTACACCAAGATGGATTTTGGCACAAAGCAGGCAGTCAACAACAGGAGGGAGCACTCCCAGCAAACTCTTTCCATGTGATCACAACTTTATAAAGACTCTTTTATCCAGTGTCCTGATCCTGGTGCAGAACTTTAACAGGAGCTGCCATCAGCTTGGTCTGCATGTTGATGTTTGTACCATGGTAGTGCTGAGCACTGGTGCCCACAGTTCCTGGTTTTGCATGGTGGGTACAAAATTAAGAGAGAAAGGTTGAGGGTGAATCAGGGCTGGGGGAAAGGCTGCAGGGATGTAGGTCTGACACCTGACAGCTTGTGCTGTCACCCAACATCCCACTATTGGGTGTCAGCTGCACTCTGACCTCCTGGAAAACCATAAACCAATTTCTTAGGAGTCCTTGTGTTCTCTGTGCCACTGGGCATGGATTGGCAAGGGGGCTTAGCAGGTGTGTGCTTCTGAGAGAGCATTTACACCCCACAGtatcagctccagctgcctACTGGTGCTGTATAAGGTTGGGTGTTTTCAGAAGTTGCAGTAAATATTGAGGAAATCCCTGCCTTCCCTGAGTTCCTGAACCCAGCTAGTGGCACAGCttctgggcaggagctgcctgtttAGGTTTCgcttttcttcctttacttCGTTTCATACTGCTAAATCAACAGTAACCTGCTGCTTTCCATCAGCAGATGATCCAGTCCACACTGTATCACAGAAAAACAACCTGAGCTGCAGTAACACCTCCTTTCTGTATAGATTTCAGCAATCCTCACTCTGATGAAGGATTTCAGAATTAAAGCAAGTCTTGGCCCACAGGTTCCCTTCTGGTTACTGGATGTACCGCAAGAACAGCTTTAAAAAGCCCTGAGCCCATGTcttttcttggcttttcttctgtttaaggGAGATAGGATAAAGCAGTCAGCTACTTTCAATCTTAACAATCTTAAATCAGATTGTCATGAGATCTCAGAGTAAACAGTCTCAAGGAGCTAACAAAATGGACTGTTTCAGGCAATTCTCACACCCATGAGTCAGACCTCCCAGACATTGGCATTTACTTATTTGTGGCCTCAAGGACccactaatttattttcttggtaaGTCTCATGTGCTAGACATGCTCAGATGCTGCCTCAGATCCTTGCTCTGTAGTGGAACACAGCAGAGGGGAGTTTGTGGATATCAAACAAGGATACATGGTTTAAACAGTTGATAAAGACCTAAATGAGAAGCCGTTATTAAAGGGAGATCAATAATTCAGACactaattatgttttttttttcttaggtaTTGCTTTAGGCCAGACAACCAGCACTGAGGTCCCAGTTgcatccaccccagcacctcccagtgcAAGCAGCACTGAGGTTCCAGTTgcatccaccccagcacctcccagtgcAAGCAGCACTGAGATTCCAGTTGCATCCACCCCAACACCTCCCAGTGCAACCACTGCTACGGCCTcttctcccccagctgctcccacaaCACTCTCAGCTGGACTGACACCAACCACTGCAAACCCTGTTGCatccacagcagctccatctgCTGATCCAAGCACAAAAACCCCTGCCCAGACTCTGCCCCCCACCACGGGGACCGTCCCCACCTCTGGCAGCAGGGCCACCTCTGAGGTGTCTTCAGCGCTGACGGCCACATCCAGCAGTGCCCCAGCGTCCCCTCCAGGAGTGACCACATCCCCATGGCTCCCGTCGTCAGCTCCGctccccagcatcccccagccctccaACTGCAGCAGAGTGAACGTGACAGCCTGTGCCCCCTGCCCCCCAGGGACTGTCCCCACCCAAGGTAAGGATCCCTGCGCCCGCCTTCTGCGTTAGAGGAAAAGGGGTTTGTCAGGGGTGGTGAAGCCAGCACTTGTTCTTGTGTTGGAAGCTTggatgggcagcaggagagggacttAATTCATTTCACCCTTCTGAAATCAAAGACTTGGCCTTTCCTGGccttgtgctgtgttttggtcCTTCTGAGGCTTCCCCAGTGGGGTGACAAAGTAGATTGTGGCACAAAGTGTAAGGCGAGTACAGTTTGATTTATTGGCAGCACATCACTTTGGGCTCCAGGGCCAAATACAAGGTCAATTTCCAGCTGTCTCGAATGTTTGAAAGAGAATCTCTGCTATAGAGACAGCCTTTTTCCATGGCCTTGAGAAAATACTTGATCAACCTCTGTTGTGGTCAGCAGTGCATAATATAACCTTTCCCAGAAGTTACTTGTCGTAACATGGTTGGGTTCTGATTTCAAACACGACCACTccatcccacaaaaaaaaattctcaaaaaaagaaattaattctccAGAATACAAGCCATGTTCTTTTTGCTTattccctgcactgcagggcactttttaaaagcagctctgaTGCTTTAGGGTGAATCTGCAGAGGACAGGAATTATCTCCCACCTCCCTTTTATGAAGGATCTTTGACAGGGCCTTCTCCTATTGTCTGTGTTGGTGGTACAGCTGCAATAGATCCCACCCAATTCCTCTGTGTGGCTGGGATTGGTTTTGTGGAGCAGAGAGGGGTAGAACTTGCCTGCTGGGAATGCCATGGTACCTGTGCTCAAAGAAAAGCTCTTACTGCTTAAGGCAGATCCTCTACTCTGGGGCTTTACTCATCAGTTCTGCTTCCTACAAGCTTAAATTATCAGTAATCTAAAGAACTATattggtttcttctttttttgtgtgtctctttttttttgtgtgttggggggaaaacaaggaaaattttCCTGGCCCctcaaattaaagaaagaaaaggcaatcAGCTTAATTACTGGAGATCCACACTGATAGCCTTGGCTCCTTAGATCATCTtatggctgctctgcagcttgcTAACATGAACGATTAGCATGAACATTGCAGTTTCTACCCTCTATGAGTGCCTTGCCAGAGGAACTGCATCCCAAAGCTTCTGCCTTTGTGGCAGTGACCTGTCCTGGCAGACACAGGGGTTTCAGTCAAGCCTTGCAATCCTGATCCTGACTTTTTGTCCCAATTTAGGCACCTTGAGCTGCTCGTGCTGCGTGGGGGGCTCGTGCATTGAccccagtgcctgcagcccctgcccaccaGGCCACTACCAGCCCCAAAGTGGGCAAccatcctgcctgccctgctcacagggGTATTACACCAGGTGAGTGACTGAGCCCCTGAGCATGGGGACTGGATGGTAAACCACACAACACTTCCCAGACAGAAAAAGCTCTTCCTTTGGGCTGTAGGAAAAGTGCTGCCAGGGTTGTTTCTCAGAGGCTAAATTCTCCTCATCAGGAAAGCTTGGTGTAGATATGCTTGTGCTGAGGGCTGCCCCTCTGTGGGCTTCCCTTTTTTACCCTCATGCCTTTTGTCTGCACTGAGGGAACATGTTGTTTTGTGGTGGGGAGACACTGGCAGTGAGGTGCGGGTTCatctcctcagcttttctctagGATATGTCTGACAAGCAGGCTCCATCTCCCTGCTTTGCCCAATTACTTTCTCAATCCCTGTTTTCTTGCCCCCAAGGCATCTCATTACATTTGAGTTGCTGGCATCTAAAGCAATACCCTCAGCTGATATAGTGTGGCAAAGCTGACAAGacatcccagccaggagcccAGTCTTGCAATTCCATCAGGCTGCCTGATCCAGGGATGCTGTACAAGTGTCctctggctgtggggacacGTGCATGTGCTGCTCTCTCCACTCCTATCAGATTTTCTCTTGCTGTATCCATGTCTGCAAACAGTGAGCTGTGTCCTTTGTGGGGTGGCAAGGACAGGAGGGGTGGCAAGAGCCCCCCAGGACTGTGTCcattgcagagcagctccattTGGATCAGTCCTGGGCTGTAGTAAGGGTGACCTGGCTGTGCAGTTTGTTTGCAGCAGCCCCTGAGTTTCAAGTGCCAGCAGGATCTTCCTCTGTGCTCCCCTCCATGCTCTGCCCTTGCAGTTTGTGCTGTGAGGACCTGCCTTAAAAATGTACCCccaaattgctttaaaaagcagccaggagcagtctccagggcacacagagctgctgctcttggcaTGTGGGAGAGGGCCAGGGACCAGAGAGGgtcaggcagcagtgctgggctggtgTGTGCCAGAGCAGGGACCAAAAGTGGGAGATCTGGAGGGGACCTTGGGGGTGCAGTGTGTGCCTGCCCATCTCCTGGTGGCTGCCTGGGCCTCAGGGCTTCGATGGGACCATTTAACATTTCTGTGGTATTTGGAGAATTTGGCCTCCCTGCAGCtttgagcagctctggctggtgCAGGCCTtgtgttggtttgttttcagcaaAGCATTTGCTATGTTTCcagttggttttggggttttggtttgttggtttttggtggttttttttcccgtGCAAATCTCATGCAGCCTTACAGTTTTTGAAGGAATTAAAGAGCATGTCCTTGTTTTCCTCCAAAGCATCTCTGAGTATGTTATCAAATTCCATTGATAAAGAATTGAGGGGGATTTGGCTCTGTTAGTGATGAATGTAAAAGcttcctctttccctgcctttgcCTCATTTCCTCCCACTCCTCCTGGAGGTCTGACATATTGCCCCCCTTTTCCCACAGTCCCTGCTGTTTAAGGTCAGGGCTCTCACAGGTTTAGGTTAGGGCCTGTGGTTTAGGTCCTTTTTTCAGCTCCTGATTCCCAGCAATGGAGCAGCTCCTTTTGAAATGGATGCTGAACAGGAAACACCTTCCCTATTCCATTTTCAAGAGTGAATTGAAGAGTCTGACTCAATCCAAGGGTTTTAAGTCTGACCacagcatatttttaaagacCTTCAATTCAGATGGTCCCTTTCCATATTGCCCACAGGCAAAATGCATCTCTAATGTTAATATACAGAGAACTTCAGGTTTTTAGTGGACCTTTAACATTCAGGTGAGTTCAAACTGATGTTTTTCTGCctgaacttttttttcataatttctctAATTCTAGACTAGTCAGTGACATGTTCTGCTCTGTCTTCCCCAAGTGGATCAAGGCTTGGGTGACCTAAAATTGTGTTCCactctgctcccttccctcccagcttcCCAAGGAGCACTGTGTGTCTTCCCTGCCCGCCAGGACATTTTGCTAATGAGTCTGGGGCTGCAGCTTGCAGAGCCTGTGAGCGAGGTAGGCTTTGGTCTGTGTTCAACCCAAATGCATTTTCATCACATGATGCTTTTTCCCAGGGGCACATGCAATTACCAGGTAACTGAAAAGCACTGAAGGGTAAACAGGCTAAAAATAGCCCAGCAGATCTCTTCCCTATTCTGttgttattaaaatgaaaagagcGGATCTCAGCCATGCTTGTTTATGCAACAAGTTAATGCTAACTGTGCAATGAAAGTCAGgaaaaaagttttgtgaaaTTCAGTTTTAGCACAAGGGGGAAGCGTTgtcaggaaacaaaatattctctATTTCTGATAGCAAAAGTGAGTCTAAAgcatctttgttttcatttaggCAATCTTCTGCAGTCTGAATATTAAGTGTAATACTCTCCTTATTTTCCACACATTAAAACTGGGGTTTTAAAAAGGAGCTGCTTTGCATCTGGCTAATGCCACTCAAGCCTGGTGCAATGTGTTTGCAGATGGGGTAACAGCATGCGCAGAACAGAACAGCACTTACTTATGCAAAACCCTAATTAACACatgcagtgcagcagctcctgtgcaccCAAAATGGGGTCCTGCTTGAACATGCACAACTGTTCCTTTGAAAATCCACCCACCGAGCTGCTGGGCTGTACCTAAACCTTGGCTGTCACTTGCTGAGTTTGGGAGGAACAAAATCTGGCTGGTGACAGTGATGGGGTCTGTCACTCCCTTTACTCAGCAGATTTGTACACTGTGTTAGACAACAGGGGAGTCTGTGGGGTTGGCCCCTAGATCCTGCAAGTATAAATGTAAAAAGTTCCTTTTTCcttgcagggagaggggaggtgGGTTTGGTTtcatcctgctctgctgcagcctccacTGCCTGCTGCAAATCCAGGTTTGAGGCAGACCTTAACCCACACCACATCCAGCTCCTCTCTGAACCTTAACTCTGACCACGTTGTGCATCATCAGGCACCTCCAAACCCACCTGAATTCCCAAGTGCCGCTTTCTCAACTTTCCTAGTGGTGTGGTGGGACTCACAAGTTGGGTCCTGCTGGCCCCTGGGCACCTTGGGGCACTTCACTCCTTTTTGTGCTTTGGGAAGGGTCTGTACATGTCCTCCTGCCCATCCTGCTCCTCGTGGTGTGGGGAGGGAGCTTTGCTGCATCTTGGCTGGTGGGTCTTGTGTCCTTCCTTTCACAGGGAAGAAGATGCACCCCAGacttccaggggtgggggaAGGCCTGGAAGGGCTGGAGTGACCAGAGAGGTTTCCCCTGGCCAGagacctgctccagctgaatAACTTGGGAGTTGGCACTGGAATCACCTGTTCCAGCTTCATTCCAGTTCAGCCTGTGGTGCTGGCAAGGGTGACAGGTTTCTCTGTCTCCTTAGCATGGCTTTGAGTGATGTGAGATTCACCAGGGGAATCTGCCAGAGCCCTCCATGCATCCATCAACATGGCAGAGGGTAGCAGGGAACTTTCACTGCTCTTTCAGATCTTTTGACAAATATAACCCCAAAAGCCCTGAAATGCCAATTGAAGCATTTTGTGGGGagttgtttggttgtttgtaaAATGGACATGAGCACATTCACAACGATGTGGGGCAGAGATGTGGAGGCAGGATCCTGAAGCCTT contains:
- the LOC128786744 gene encoding uncharacterized protein LOC128786744 isoform X1, which codes for MSAWLCPLLWSLTMVCLTGIALGQTTSTEVPVASTPAPPSASSTEVPVASTPAPPSASSTEIPVASTPTPPSATTATASSPPAAPTTLSAGLTPTTANPVASTAAPSADPSTKTPAQTLPPTTGTVPTSGSRATSEVSSALTATSSSAPASPPGVTTSPWLPSSAPLPSIPQPSNCSRVNVTACAPCPPGTVPTQGTLSCSCCVGGSCIDPSACSPCPPGHYQPQSGQPSCLPCSQGYYTSFPRSTVCLPCPPGHFANESGAAACRACERGYFSSKQNAAFCLPCQPGSFCNTTSCSACLSCPGGQEAPQEASEGCESCPPGTFKGPSDNRCKACRTGEYQLQWGKESCELCPENHYCPSPDVKPVKCPPDAFCPRGSVEPTYCMELFLYKAGDSCQLTPATVIVLATFSAGGVSEWSYEGAAWCRHRRCLAPFCMLRRGAVGDPLPKCPGKVLSLILDTDP
- the LOC128786744 gene encoding uncharacterized protein LOC128786744 isoform X2 gives rise to the protein MSAWLCPLLWSLTMVCLTGIALGQTTSTEVPVASTPAPPSASSTEVPVASTPAPPSASSTEIPVASTPTPPSATTATASSPPAAPTTLSAGLTPTTANPVASTAAPSADPSTKTPAQTLPPTTGTVPTSGSRATSEVSSALTATSSSAPASPPGVTTSPWLPSSAPLPSIPQPSNCSRVNVTACAPCPPGTVPTQGTLSCSCCVGGSCIDPSACSPCPPGHYQPQSGQPSCLPCSQGYYTSFPRSTVCLPCPPGHFANESGAAACRACERGYFSSKQNAAFCLPCQPGSFCNTTSCSACLSCPGGQEAPQEASEGCESCPPGTFKGPSDNRCKACRTGEYQLQWGKESCELCPENHYCPSPDVKPVKCPPDAFCPRGSVEPTYCMELFLYKAGDSCQLTPATVIVLATFSAGGILVVFLIVLRGWQEHGKKSLKSLLLPRGSGHTTYGSTEHTEPVYAGW
- the LOC128786744 gene encoding multiple epidermal growth factor-like domains protein 9 isoform X5; its protein translation is MSAWLCPLLWSLTMVCLTGIALGQTTSTEVPVASTPAPPSASSTEVPVASTPAPPSASSTEIPVASTPTPPSATTATASSPPAAPTTLSAGLTPTTANPVASTAAPSADPSTKTPAQTLPPTTGTVPTSGSRATSEVSSALTATSSSAPASPPGVTTSPWLPSSAPLPSIPQPSNCSRVNVTACAPCPPGTVPTQGTLSCSCCVGGSCIDPSACSPCPPGHYQPQSGQPSCLPCSQGYYTSFPRSTVCLPCPPGHFANESGAAACRACERGYFSSKQNAAFCLPCQPGSFCNTTSCSACLSCPGGQEAPQEASEGCESCPPEPRCEASEVSSRRLLPQGQCGAHLLHGALPVQGRGLLPADPCHRHRPGHLLSRWCFRVELRRGSMVQAQKMPCTFLHAEERGCRRPTA
- the LOC128786744 gene encoding uncharacterized protein LOC128786744 isoform X3 encodes the protein MSAWLCPLLWSLTMVCLTGIALGQTTSTEVPVASTPAPPSASSTEVPVASTPAPPSASSTEIPVASTPTPPSATTATASSPPAAPTTLSAGLTPTTANPVASTAAPSADPSTKTPAQTLPPTTGTVPTSGSRATSEVSSALTATSSSAPASPPGVTTSPWLPSSAPLPSIPQPSNCSRVNVTACAPCPPGTVPTQGTLSCSCCVGGSCIDPSACSPCPPGHYQPQSGQPSCLPCSQGYYTSFPRSTVCLPCPPGHFANESGAAACRACERGYFSSKQNAAFCLPCQPGSFCNTTSCSACLSCPGGQEAPQEASEGCESCPPEPRCEASEVSSRRLLPQGQCGAHLLHGALPVQGRGLLPADPCHRHRPGHLLSRWNPCCLSNSSERVAGAWQEILEVAVAAPGLRTHHLWEHRAHRASLCWLVAQAMTSSLSFPWGNTDVALGKVFNHEQLLSV
- the LOC128786744 gene encoding uncharacterized protein LOC128786744 isoform X4, whose amino-acid sequence is MPGGIALGQTTSTEVPVASTPAPPSASSTEVPVASTPAPPSASSTEIPVASTPTPPSATTATASSPPAAPTTLSAGLTPTTANPVASTAAPSADPSTKTPAQTLPPTTGTVPTSGSRATSEVSSALTATSSSAPASPPGVTTSPWLPSSAPLPSIPQPSNCSRVNVTACAPCPPGTVPTQGTLSCSCCVGGSCIDPSACSPCPPGHYQPQSGQPSCLPCSQGYYTSFPRSTVCLPCPPGHFANESGAAACRACERGYFSSKQNAAFCLPCQPGSFCNTTSCSACLSCPGGQEAPQEASEGCESCPPGTFKGPSDNRCKACRTGEYQLQWGKESCELCPENHYCPSPDVKPVKCPPDAFCPRGSVEPTYCMELFLYKAGDSCQLTPATVIVLATFSAGGVSEWSYEGAAWCRHRRCLAPFCMLRRGAVGDPLPKCPGKVLSLILDTDP